The Polaromonas sp. SP1 DNA window ATCTGGCGCGGCTTTCACAACCGGGCCTGGCCGGCGCTGTATTTCATCGATGCGCAAGGCAAGGTCAGGGACCAGCTGCTGGGTGAAGGGCGTTACCAGGAATCGGAGCGGCTGATCCAGAAACTGCTGGCGGAGAATGGCAAAACCACCGGCGCCGGCGGCTTCGTCAACGCGCAGGGCGAAGGCACACAGGCCGCGCCCGGCAGTGACGCGCAATCCGGCGAAACCTATGTGGGCTATGAGCGCGCGGCGGGTTTTGTGGCCGCGGGCGGCTTGCAGCCCGACCGGCAGCACCGCTACGAGAGCGCCAACAGCCTGCGATTGAACCAGTGGACGCTGGGCGGCGATTGGGCCGTGGAGGCCGAGCGCGCCGTTGCGGTGCGCGCGGGCGCGCGCCTGGCCTATCGCTTTCACGCACGCGACTTGCACCTCGTGCTGGGGCGTGAGGCCGGCGCCGGCCCGGTGCGTTTTCGCATCCTGGTCGACGGCAAGCCACCCTTGAAGGAACACGGCACGGACGTTGCCGCCGACGGCAGCGGCGTGATTGACGCACACCGGCTGTACCAGCTGGTGAGGCAACCGGCTTCGGCGCAAGAGCGCCTGTTTGAGATCGAGTTCCTCGACCCCGGCGCGCAGGTGTATGCCTTCACGTTCGGTTGATCCGGTTGATCCGCTTCATCAACATCATCAACACCCGCAATACCCGCAACGACACAGGAACACCCCATGAAAAAAATCTGGTTCGCGTTGACTTTCTTCCTGGGCGGCTTTGCGCATGAGTTGCGCAACCCGGTGAGCTGCCAATGCATCAGTTCCAGGCCCTCAGTGGTCTGGCGCCGCCGCTGAGCCGCCGGGCGCCGGGGAGATTTGTACCGCAGTGTGTCTGGCCGCCGGGTGCGTACAGAACATTGCGTTGCCGGAACACCTGGGACACGCCGGCCCGATGTAATTCATCTGTGTTTTGTGAAGACCCGTGGATTTCTCCAAAGTACTTTCCAAAAAACGCATTTTTTTCGTCCCTTCAACTTTTCAAAGGAACTCACCATGACTGCCATCAACACCCTCGACAAAGTTCTCTACACCGGCAAGACCCACACCCTGGGAGGCCGCAACGGGGAATCCCGCAGCTCTGACGGGAGGCTGGACATCAAGCTCTCTCCACCCGGCAGTGCGGGCCAGGGCACCAACCCCGAACAGTTGTTTGCCGCCGGCTGGTCGGCCTGCTTTATCGGTGCCATGGGCCGCGCTGCCAATGCGCAGAAAGTCACCTTGCCTGCAAACCTGTCGGTCGACGCGGAAGTGGACCTGGGCACGGCCGGCGATGCCTTCTTTTTGCAAGCGCGCCTGAATGTCAGCCTTCCGGGCCTGGACAGCGCCACGGCCCGCGCCATCGTGGATGCCGCCCATCAGCTGTGCCCTTACTCCAAAGCCACACGCGGCAACATCGACGTCGAGATCAACGTGGTCTGAGTTCGCGCAAGACTAAAGCCCGCCTGCCCTTTTTGACGGAGCAGATGGGCTTTTGCGATTCAACAGCGTGCCATTCCGCGTTTATGCATCAAATCGGCCTCCAGCCCAAGCATCACGCGCATTAGCAGCTACTAATTTCATAGCAAATGCGGCCGCGACATCAACAGGCGACTTTGCATGGCGATGATTTTCCCCGCATTCATCTATGTCATCTGCGTCATCTGTGGATATGGTTTTTATCCGCAGATTGCGCAGATGAACCCAGATTGAAGCCAGGACCTGAAGGCTGCGCGACTGATTTTCACCCCCGTTCGGGCTGACCCTTCGACAGGCTCAGGACAGGGAAGCCTTGCGGCGTATCGAAGCCGCTGCTCGGTGCTGGCCCTTCGATACCTCAGGGCGAACGGATCAGTCCTACCGCTCAAGTCCCGAAAGAGGACGGAATGACCAGCCGTGCCGCCAGCCCCCCGCCGGGCCGGTTGGCCAGGCTGAGCCGCGCGCCTATGGAAGACGCCAGTTGCTGCGCGATCGCCAGGCCCAGGCCGGTGCCGCCTGTTTCGCGGTTCCTGGAGTTTTCTACGCGGTAAAAGGGTTGCAGCACCGCCTGAAGTTCGGCTTCGGGGATGCCGGGCCCGCGATCCAGCACGCAGATTTCGATCTCGCCCGGCGCGTTGGTTTGCACTGTTAACTCGACCTCTTGCCCGAACTTGAGCGCGTTGTCGGTCAGGTTGGTCAGGATGCGCCGCATCGCCAGCGGACGGCTCATCACGGGGCGCCCAACCTGCCCGCTCACGCGTACCGGTTTGCCGGCGTCTTCGTAATCGCAGCGCAAGGTGTCCAGCAAGGCATCAAGGTCCACCCGGCGCGGGTTCTCGTCGGCGCCGTGCAGGCTGCGCGCATAGGTCAAGGCCTCGCGCACCAGGGCCACCATCTCGTCCAGGTCATGCTGAAGTTTGCCGCGCTGCTCTTCGTCATCCATCAAGTCGGTGCGCAGCCGCATGCGCGTGATGGGCGTCTGCAGGTCGTGCGAGATCGCGGCCAGGATTTGCGTGCGCTCCGTCAGGTAGCCGGCGATGCGCTGCTGCATGGCGTTGAACGCGGTGGAGGCGCGCGCGACTTCGGTGGGGCCGCTTTCGGGCAAGGCCGTGCCCTTGAGGTCGGGGCCCAGCGCATCGGCCGCGTTGGCAAGTTGCCGCAGCGGCTGGGTGGCAATGCGCACCGCAAAGAAGGCGCAGACCGCCAGCAGCGAGAGCTGCAGCAACAGCAGCGCCGGCAACCACGGGGAGGTCGGCATGGCGGCGGCCCAGAGGTTGATGGTCAAGGGCGCGCCGTCGCTGAGCCGCAGATGGATGTGCACGCGTTTCGGGTCACCGGGAATCGAATTGACCGTGACCTTGTAGCGCGGGTCGACGGCGTTGGCGATTGAGGCGCTGACCCGCTCGGCGATTTCGTTGTCGGTGCCCTGTTCGGTGACGCCCTCATCCAGCTGGTAGCGGTAGTTTTTGCGGTCTATCAGGGGCAGCCAGGCAGCACGTTCGGCCGCTGGCACCCTGTCCAGGATGGCGACGGAACTGGTGATGTCTTTTTCCAGGTTGTCCAGCATCAGGTCTCGGCCTACCAGGCCCCGCTCGTACATCACCAGCAGATAAGACATGGCCTGGGCGGCGAGGATGCCCAGGAGCAGGATCAGCATCAGGCGCGAAAACAGGCTTTTGGGCCAGCGCAGCCACGCTCTCGAAGGCACGGTCATGCGGCCTCCGGCCGGGCCTGGACGGCGACCGAGAACACATAACCTTCGCTGCGCACAGTCTTGATATAACGCGGCTCGCGTGCTTCATCCTGCAGGCGCTGGCGCAGGCGGCTCACCAGCAAATCGATGGAGCGCTCGAACAGTTCGGCATCGCGCCCCTGCGTGAGGTTGAGCAACTGGTCGCGGTTGAGGACGCGCTGCGGGTGGTCCAGGAACACGCGCAGCAGGCGGTACTCGGCGCCGCTCAGGGACACCAGCGTGCCGCTGGCGTCGATCAGATGGCGCCCGGTGGTGTCGAGCTGCCAGTCGCCGAAGGAGATCAGGTTGGAGGGCTCTTCCACCTGCAGGTTGGGCGGCAGCATGCGGGTGCGTCGCAACACCGAGCGGATGCGCGCCAGCAACTCACGCGCCGCGAAAGGTTTGGCCAGGTAATCGTCGGCGCCCATCTCCAGACCGAGGATGCGGTCGGCCTCTTCGTTGCGCGCGGTGAGCATCAGGATGGGAATGGCCTTGAATTTGCCGGCACGCAAATCCCTGCACAAAGTCAGGCCGTCCTCGCCGGGCAGCATCAAATCGAGCACGATCAGGTCGACGGCCACGTTCTCCAGCGCCGCACGCATGTGGCGGCCGGACTCCACCTTGGTCACGCGCAGGCCGTTTTTTTCCAGGTAGCTGCCCAGCAGTTCCCTGATCTCACGGTCATCGTCGACGATAAGGATGTGGTCTGGCTGCATGCGTGGGTCCTGGGTGAATCGTGATTCCGGCATTTTGCACTTCGGCTCCGGCAAAGCGCTGCTGCGCTCATTGTGCTTACTGGGCCAGCAGCGCCTGGATGGTTTTTTCGGTTTCCTGGTAGCGCCCCTCGCCAAAGTGGCTGTAAACGATCACCCCCTTCTTGTCGATCAGGTAAATCGCCGGCCAGTAGTTGTTGTTGAAGGCGCGCCAGGTTGAATAACTGTTGTCCTGGGCCACGGCATGCTTGATGCCCAGGCGCTCGATGGCGGACTGCACGTTTTTGGTCGACTTCTCGTAGGCAAATTCGGGCGTGTGAACGCCGACCGTGACCAGGCCCTTGTCTTTGTACTTCTCATGCCAGGACTTCACGGCTGGCAGGTGGTTGAGGCAGTTGATGCAGGTGTAGGTCCAGAAATCCACCAGCACCACTTTGCCCTGCTGATCGGCCATGCGCAGCGGCGCGGAGTTCAGCCATTGGTCGATGCCGGCGAATTCCGGCGCGATTGCCGGCGCGCGGCCCAGCGGCAACGCCGATGCGTAAGGCGTTGCGCATACCGCAGCCGCAGCGGCCATAAATTGACGACGGGAGTTCATGGTCAGTCCTTCGAAAAGAGTGAAAACGCAGCGGCACCAAAAGGCGTAGCCACCGGGATACAGGCCATGACACGGAGAGCCGCAACCTGATGGACGTATTGGAAGGCGGCCGGGTATCACCCGTGTGTCCTGCAGCGGCCCATGCGTAATCCGGGGTATCACGCACGCACGTGGATACAGTGGAATACAAAAATGGGCAGCCCCAAGCCAATGCGCCGCGGCTGGGCGGCGGGCGGGAATGAGGGCGGGAGAGGGAATGAGGGAGCTGAGCGGGGAGCCAAAAAAGGAAAAGGGCCTGCAAGAAAACTTGCAAGCCCTTTCGGATTTGGCGGAGTGGACGGGACTCGAACCCGCGACCCCCGGCGTGACAGGCCGGTATTCTAACCAACTGAACTACCACTCCTGGTAGCGACAACATTCGCTCTTTCGAGCCAAGTCACCTGCCCTTGCGGGCCGGCGGTTGTCAACTTGCGCCTTGGGCATCACGCGCTGGGCGTGATGAATGCTGGCGACCCCACGGGGATTCGAACCCCGGTACTCACCGTGAAAGGGTGATGTCCTAGGCCTCTAGACGATGGGGTCAAAACCTTGGAACTTCCGGATGGGCCCCTGCTTTCACAAAGACCCACAAAACTTCAAATTCTTCGCGACTAACTTTTGGTGGAGGTAAGCGGGATCGAACCGCTGACCTCTTGCATGCCATGCAAGCGCTCTCCCAGCTGAGCTATACCCCCGTCAAGTTATTGAGGTTTCCCTGCAATTGTCGAGCCTTGAATTATAGCCCGAAAATTCGGCCTTTTTCAAATCCTCAAACAAGCTTGAGCCGGGAGACCACATCTTCGCGTTTCATGAGCTCCAGAATCGCGTCCAGCGAGGGGGTTTGCGGGGTGCCCATGACCAGCACGCGTACCGGCATGGCCAGTTGCGGCATCTTCAGGCCGGTGTCGGCCAGAACCTGCTTGATGGCGGCGGAAATCGCTGCTTTGCTCCACTCGGCGGTGCCCAGGGCCTCGGCGAGTTTGGCGAGCGCAGGACGCACGGCATCGGTGACATGCGTCGCCACATCTTGCGGGCTGGGTTCGCCGCCGGTCACCAGCAATTTCAGCCAGCCGGCCAATTCAACCAGCGTGCTGCAGCGGTCCTTGAACAGGCCGCAACCGCGGACAACGTGCGCGGCATCCAGGCCTGTGACGCCCTGCGCCGCCAGGAAGGGCGCAACGGCTTCGGCCAGTTTGTCGTCAGCCATGGCCTTGAGGTGCTGGGCATTGACCCAGCGCAGCTTGGCTTCGTCGAACTGCGCGGCGCTTTTGCCGAGGTGGTCGAGGTTGAACCAGGCAATGAATTGCTCGCGGCTGAAAATTTCGTCGTCGCCGTGGCTCCAGCCCAGGCGCGCCAGGTAATTGACCATGGCATCAGGCAGATAGCCTTCGGCGGCGTACTGCGTCACCGGCTTGGCACCGTTGCGCTTGCTGAGTTTTTCGCCCTGCTCGTTGAGCACGGTCGGCAGGTGGGCGTACACCGGCGGCTCTTTACCCAGCGCCTTGAAGATGTTGATCTGGCGCGGCGTGTTGTTCACATGGTCGTCGCCGCGGATCACATGGGTCATGGCCATGTCGATGTCGTCGACCACCACGCAGAAGTTATAGGTCGGCGTGCCGTCCGGCCGCGCGATCACCAGGTCGTCAAGCTCGTCGTTGCTGATCTCGATGCGGCCTTTGACCTTGTCGTCCCACACCACGCTGCCGCCTTGCGGGTTCATGAAGCGCAGCACCGGCTGTACGCCTTCGGGCACGGGTGGCAGGGTCTTGCCCGGCGCGGGGCGCCAGGTGCCGTCATAACGCGGTTTTTCCTTGGCGGCCATCTGCTTTTCGCGCAGCGCATCCAGCTCGGCCACGCTCATGTAGCAGGGGTAGACCAGGCCGTCTTTCTGCATCTGCGCGAGCACGGCCTTGTAGCGGTCCATGCGCTGCATCTGGAAGAACGGGCCTTCGTCGTGGTTCAGGCCCAGCCAGCGCATGCCTTCGATGATGACGTCGACGGCTTCCTGGCTGGAGCGCTCGACATCGGTGTCTTCGATGCGCAGGATGAAATCGCCGCCGGTGGCGCGAGCAAACGCCCAGGGATACAGCGCCGAGCGGATATTGCCGAGGTGGATGAATCCGGTCGGTGAAGGGGCGAAACGTGTTCTGGTTTTTGGGGTCATGGGGGCAGTCATGCGATGAGGCTCAGGCCGCGGGACAGGTCGGCCTTGATGTCGTCCACGTGGTCCAGCCCGACAGCCAGGCGAACCAGGCTCTGGCCGATGCCGGCGGCCTGGCGCTGCTCTTCGCTCAGGCGTCCGTGCGAGGTGGTGGCGGAATGGCTGATGATGGTTTTGGTGTCGCCCAGGTTGGTCGCGATGCTCAGCACTTGCGTGCTGTTGATCACCTTGAAGGCGTTGGCGCGCGCCGCTTCCGGCGTGTCGCCGCGTACATCGAACGACAACACCGCGCCGCCCAGGCCCGACTGCTGGCGCATGGCCAGCTCGTGCTGCGGGTGCGACGCGAGGCCGGGGTAATACACGCGCGACACGGCGGGCTGCGTTTCAAGCCACTTCGCGACGGCCAGGGCGTTGGCGCTCTGGGCCTGCATGCGGATGTTCAGCGTCTCCAGGCCCTTGAGCACGACCCAGGCGTTAAACGGCGCCAACGTCATGCCGGCGGTGCGCACGATCGGGCCGAACACGTCGACGATCAGTTTGGACGGGCCGCAGAGCGCGCCCGCCATGACGCGGCCCTGGCCGTCCAGGTACTTGGTGCCCGAATGCATGACGAGGTCGGCGCCGAATTCGACCGGCCGCTGCAGGGCGGGCGAGCAAAAGCAGTTGTCGACTGCCAGCAGCGCGCCCACGCTGTGCGCCAGGTCGGCCAGCGCGGCGATGTCGCACACTTCGGTCAGCGGATTGGTGGGCGTTTCGGCAAACAACAGCTTGGTCGTCGGGCGCAGTGCGGCTTTCCATTCGGCCACATCGGTTTGCGACACAAAAATCGTCTCGACGCCGAACTTGCCGAACTCGCGGCCGATGAGCGCAATCGTCGAGCCGAACATCGAGCGCGAGCAGATGACGTGGTCGCCGGACTTCAACAGCCCCATGCACATCATCAGGATGGCGCCCATGCCGGTCGAGGCGCCGATGGCGGCTTCCGTGCCTTCCATGGCGGCCAGGCGGCGTTCAAAACTGGTGACCGTCGGGTTGGACGTGCGGGCGTAGGTGTAGCCCTCCGTCGGGTCGGCAAAGCGCCGCGCCGAGGTCTCTGCGTCGGGCTGCACAAAACCGCTGGTCAAATACAGCGCTTCGGAGTTTTCACCGTGCTGGCTGGGATCCACCGCCACGCGCACGGCCAGCGTGTCGCGGTGCAGGTTGCCGGGCAGTTGTTTCTTCGTCATGGGCTCAGGCTTCTTGCGGGTTGGGCAGCGCCAGGCGGGAGACATCCACGTCGCTGTCTTCGCCGATCTTCTCGGCAGTGTCGGCGCGCTGCGAGTTCATCGCGGCGATGGTTTCAGCGGTCACATCACCGGTGATGTAGACGCCGTCAAAGCAGGAGGCGTCAAAGCCGTCGAGCTTGCCGTTGAGCTTGCCGATCGCGCGCTTCATGCCTTCCACGTCCTGGTAGATCAGCGCGTCGCAGCCGATCACTTCGCGGATTTCTTCGACGGTGCGGCCGTGGGCCACCAGCTCGTCGGGCGTGGGCATGTCGATGCCGTACACGTTCGGGTAACGCACGGGCGGCGCCGCGCTGGCCAGGTAGACCTTGCGCGCGCCGGCGTCACGCGCCATCTGCACGATCTCGCGGCTGGTGGTGCCGCGCACGATGGAGTCGTCGACCAGCAACACGTTGCGGCCCTTGAACTCGCTGGCGATGACGTTGAGCTTCTGGCGCACGGATTTTTTGCGCACGCCCTGCCCCGGCATGATGAAGGTGCGGCCCACGTAGCGGTTCTTGACGAAGCCTTCGCGGTAGGGAATGCCCAGCAGGTGCGCCAGCTGCGTGGCGCTGGGGCGGCTGGACTCGGGGATCGGGATGATCACATCGATCTCGCTGGGCGGCACGGTGGAGACCACGCGCTTGGCCAGCGTTTCGCCCAGGTTCAGACGGGCCTGGTAGACCGAGATGCCGTCCAGCACGGAGTCAGGCCGGGCCAGGTAGACAAATTCAAAAATACAGGGGTTGAGCTTGGCGCTGGGTGCGCACTGCTCGGCGTGCACTTTGCCTTCGAGGTCCACATACACCGCCTCGCCCGGCGCGATGTCGCGCTCGAACTGGTGCGAGGTGCCTTCCAGCGCGACCGATTCGCTGGCCACCATGACGGTGGCGCCGTTTTCATTCTCGCCGTGGCCGATGCACAGCGGGCGGATGCCGAAGGGGTCACGAAACGCCAGCAGGCCGTGGCCGGCGATCAGCGCGACGACGGCGTAAGAGCCCTTCACGCGCTTGTGTACGCCGCGCACGGCGGCAAACACGTCGATGGGTTTGAGCGGCAGGCCGCGCGTGGTTTTTTCCAGCTCATGCGCCAGCACGTTGAGCAGCACTTCGGAGTCGCTGTCGGTGTTGATGTGGCGATGGTCGGTGTTGAAGAGCTCGGCCTTGAGCTCGGCCGCGTTGGTCAGGTTGCCGTTGTGCGACAAGACGAGGCCAAACGGCGCGTTGACGTAAAACGGCTGTGCTTCGTCTTCGCTGTAGGCGTTGCCCGCCGTCGGGTAACGCACCTGGCCCAGGCCCACCGTGCCCGGAAGCGCCCGCATGTTGCGGGTGCGGAACACATCGCGCACCATGCCCTTGGCCTTGTGCATGTAGAACTTGCGCCCTTGCTGCGTGACGATGCCCGCAGCATCCTGGCCGCGATGCTGCAGCAGCAGCAGGCCGTCATAGATGAGCTGGTTGACCGGGGCTTTGCTGACGACGCCGACTATCCCGCACATGGTGTTCCGATCATGAAGAGTTGACTCTTGAAAGTTAAATTAAATACTTGGCAAACTGTTCAGGCAGCAGGGGCTTCAGGGCGTGCAACGTGGCCGTCAGCAACGGCGCGCCCTTTGATTCCTGCCACCAGCTGCCGGATTTGAGCGCCGTCATGTTGATCACGACAGCCGCAGCCAGCAGCAAAATAATTCCGCGCAGCGCGCCAAAGGCGGCGCCGAACACCCGGTCTACCGGCGCCAGGCCGATGGCGGCCACCAGCTTTTTCACCAGAAACGCCAGCAGCCCCGCCGCGAACACCGAGGCAATAAAAATCAGCACAAAAGCCGCCGCGTAACGCACGGGGTCAGAAGCCGACTGCACCGGCAAGCGGGTGGCCAGGTCAGGCGCAAACCATTGCGCCACATAAAACGACACCGCCCAGCCCAGCACCGACAAAACCTCATACACCAGCCCGCGCCATGCGCCCAGCAGCATGGAAAACACCAGCACCCCCAGCAAAACCCAGTCAACAGCTGTCACAGAACAACGGAGTACTTATTACAAGGTCAGGATGGCTGCCGGCAAATCAAGGGTCTTGATCTTGCTGGCGGCTTTTTCGGCCTCGGCCCTGCTCGCAAATGGGCCCACACGGACCCGGATTCGCTTGCCGTCCTTGGTTTCAGCCACTTGGGTATAGGTTTTGAGGCCGGCTTTTTCGACCTTCTGGCGCGCTTCGCGGGCCTTGGCGTCTTCGGCGAAGGCGCCGACCTGCACCACAAAGCGGCCTTCGGCCTCGGCGGCGGCAGGCTTGGCCGCCGGCGGCGCAGTGCCGTTGAGCAGTGCGCTGGCGCGCGCGGCGTCGTCGGGCTTGGCCGCTGGCTTGGCGGCCGGCTTCGGCTCAGGCTTCACTTCGGGTTTCGGCTCAGGTTTGGGCTGCGGTTTTGCTTCGTTTTTGATAGCAGCAGGTGCAGATGCAGCCTGGGCTGGAGCCGGATTTGATGCAAGGATTTCTTCCTTGGGCGACAAGCTGGCGTTGGCCGCTACCTTGTCGGCGGGCTTTGGCGTGGCGGCCGGCGCTGTGGCCGCGGCAGGCGCCGGCACTGCCAGCGGCTTGACCGTGCCCTTGCCGGGAATTTCAATCGGGATGTCGACCGGGACCGGCCGGGGCTGGGTGTCGAACACCAGCGGAAACCCCACCACGCCGATCAGCACCAGCACGGCAGAGCCGATCAGGCGGTGTTTGGCGCGTTTGCGGATCACTTCCACGCTTTCCGTTTGAGCGGCTGACCCGGCGTTGGGAGCAGCGTTGGAGCCGCCCCGGCGGAAGTTGAAAAACGGCATGGTGTGGCTTGGATCCGATAAGGGTGACGTCGACGGTGAACGCGGGCTGAAAGCCCTCGAAAAAACGCTTCAGGGGGCCAGGTGCGGGGCCGAAAGACGGGGCACACCGTCCTTCAAAATGCCGCCCACCGTGTAGAACGAGCCGAACACGACAATTCTATCAGCGGGGGTCGCGGCCTTGACCGCCGCCTGCAGGGCCGCTTCGGGGGATTTGTAAGTGCCGGCGGTCGCGTCCGGCCGGGTGTTGGCGGCCGTCCACTTCGCCTGCAAATCGGCCGCCGATGCGGCCCGCGGCGTCGGCAAATCGGTGAAATACCACTTGTCGATAAGCGGCCCCACCCGCGCCAGCATGGGGGCGAGGTCCTTGTCGGCCATGGCGCCGAACACCGCATGGGTGCAGGGGTAAAAACCCATGGCGTCCAGGTTCTCCGCCAGCGCGGCCACCGAATGCGGGTTGTGCGCCACGTCCAGCACCAGCGTGGGCTGGCCGGGGACGATCTGGAAGCGCCCGGGCAGCTCGACCATCGACAGGCCGTTGCGCACGGCCTGGGCCGTCACCGGCAGGCGCTCACGCAGGGCCGTCAGCGCCGCCAGCACGCCCGAGGCATTGACCAGCTGGTTGGCGCCGCGCAGCGCCGGGTACGCCAGCCCGGCATAACGGCGCCCGCGCCCGGCCCAGCCCCATTGCTGCTTGTCGCCCGAAAAGTTGAAGTCCGTGCCGAAGCGCCACAAGTCAGCGCCCACTGCGGCGGCGTGGTCAACAACGCTTTGTGGCGGCACCGGGTCGCTCACGATGACCGGCTTGCCGGCGCGCATGATGCCGGCTTTTTCGCGGCCTATGCTTTCGCGGTCGGGGCCGAGGTATTCCATGTGGTCCAGGTCGATGCTGGTGATCACCGCGCAATCGGCGTCCAGCATGTTGACGGCGTCCAGCCGCCCGCCCAGGCCGACTTCGAGCACGACGACGTCGAGCTTGGCACTGGCCAGCAACTGCAGGATGGCCAGCGTGGTGAACTCAAAGTAGGTCAGCGAAATATCTTCGCCGTTTTGGGTCCTGGCCCGCTCCACCAGTTCAAAGTTCGCTATCAAATCAGGAGCACTGACGATATCGCCGCGCACCCGGCAGCGCTCTTCAAAATGCACCAGGTGCGGTGAGGTGAAGACGCCGGTGCGGTAGCCGGCCTGCAGCAGGATGGCCTCGAGCATCGCGCAGGTCGAGCCTTTGCCGTTGGTGCCAGCGACCGTGATGATGGGGCAGTCAAAAGCCAGTCCCATGCGTTTGGCCACCGCGCTGATGCGGGTCAGGCCCATGTCGATGCCGACGGGGTGCAGGTGCTCGCAGTAGGCGAGCCAGTCGTCGAGGGTTGTCAGTTGTTTCATACAGCCCAGCATTGTCGCGCAGGGCCTAAAACCCCGGGCTCAGCGGGCGAAGCGGTCGGTTGCGGCGATTAGTTGGCGCAGGATTCCAGGCTCGTTAAACGCATGCCCGGCGTCGGCCACCATATGAAATTCAGCCTCGGGCCAGGCGCGGTGCAAATCCCAGGCGGTTTTGGCCGGCGTGGCCACGTCGTAACGGCCTTGCACGATGACGCCCGGAATCCCGGCCAGCTTGTGGGCGTCGCGAATCAGCTGGCCTTCGTCGAGCCAGCCGGCGTGCACAAAGTAATGGTTTTCAATGCGCGCAAACGCCAGCGCGAAGTCGTCGCCGCCGTATTGGGTCGCAAAGTCCCGGTCGGGCAGCAGCGTGATGGTCTGGCCTTCCCAGAGGCTCCAGGCGCGGGCGGCGGCCAGTTGCGCCGCGCGGTCCGTGCCCACCAGGCGTTTGCGGTAGGCGGCGATCAGGTCGCCGCGTTCGGCCTCGGGAATGGGCTTGAGGAATTCCTCCCACAGGTCAGGGAACAACCACGAAGCGCCTTCCTGGTAGTACCAGAGCAGCTCGGCGCGGCGCAGCGCAAAAATGCCGCGCACCACCAGCGCCGACACGCGGGCCGGATGCGTCTGCGCATAAGCCAGCGCCAGCGAGCTGCCCCAGGAGCCGCCGAAGACCAGCCAGCGCTCCACGCCCAGCAGGGTGCGCAGCCGTTCGATGTCGGCGACCAGGTCCCAGGTCGTGTTGTTGTCCAGGGATGCGCTGGGGCGCGAGCGGCCGCAGCCGCGCTGGTCGAACAGCAGCACGCAGTAACGCTTGGGGTCAAACAGGCGGCGATGGTCGGGCGAGCAACCCGCGCCGGGCCCGCCGTGCAAAAACACCGCCGGCTTGCCCTTGGGGTTGCCGCACAGCTCCCAGTACACCGAATGGCCGTCGCCCGTTTCCAGCACGCCGGTGCGAAAGGGCTCGATGGGCGGGTAGAGGCTGGCTTGGGGAGTTGGGGCGGTCATGAATGGGCAGTCCGTGTTGAAGCGTCTGTGAAAAGCGGCTGGCGGGCAGGCACCGGGCCGGCGTTCTTCATTATTCCAGCCTTGCCAAAGAGGCGTCCCCGGGCAGGCTCATTCTGCGATTTGCTATTGAATTGATAGCTACCAGCCTATACAGCGCTTGGGCAAAACGGATTTTTTCCTTAAATTTTTCTGCCAAAGAAATCTGCCAAAATCGCCCCATGATCATTCTTTACGGCATTCCCAACTGCGACACCGTCAAAAAAGCCCGCGCATGGCTTGGCGACCAGGGCGTGGACTATCAATTCCACGATTTCAAGAAGAGCGGCGTTCCCGCGGACCAGCTTGCGCGCTGGACTGAAGCGGCCGGATGGGAAAAGGTGCTCAACCGCAAGGGCACGACCTGGCGCAAGCTGGATGCAGCCGAGCAGGCCGGCGTGCACGACAGCGGCAGCGCCCGGGCCCTGATGCTGGCCAACCCCA harbors:
- the purF gene encoding amidophosphoribosyltransferase, translating into MCGIVGVVSKAPVNQLIYDGLLLLQHRGQDAAGIVTQQGRKFYMHKAKGMVRDVFRTRNMRALPGTVGLGQVRYPTAGNAYSEDEAQPFYVNAPFGLVLSHNGNLTNAAELKAELFNTDHRHINTDSDSEVLLNVLAHELEKTTRGLPLKPIDVFAAVRGVHKRVKGSYAVVALIAGHGLLAFRDPFGIRPLCIGHGENENGATVMVASESVALEGTSHQFERDIAPGEAVYVDLEGKVHAEQCAPSAKLNPCIFEFVYLARPDSVLDGISVYQARLNLGETLAKRVVSTVPPSEIDVIIPIPESSRPSATQLAHLLGIPYREGFVKNRYVGRTFIMPGQGVRKKSVRQKLNVIASEFKGRNVLLVDDSIVRGTTSREIVQMARDAGARKVYLASAAPPVRYPNVYGIDMPTPDELVAHGRTVEEIREVIGCDALIYQDVEGMKRAIGKLNGKLDGFDASCFDGVYITGDVTAETIAAMNSQRADTAEKIGEDSDVDVSRLALPNPQEA
- a CDS encoding CvpA family protein codes for the protein MTAVDWVLLGVLVFSMLLGAWRGLVYEVLSVLGWAVSFYVAQWFAPDLATRLPVQSASDPVRYAAAFVLIFIASVFAAGLLAFLVKKLVAAIGLAPVDRVFGAAFGALRGIILLLAAAVVINMTALKSGSWWQESKGAPLLTATLHALKPLLPEQFAKYLI
- a CDS encoding SPOR domain-containing protein, with the translated sequence MPFFNFRRGGSNAAPNAGSAAQTESVEVIRKRAKHRLIGSAVLVLIGVVGFPLVFDTQPRPVPVDIPIEIPGKGTVKPLAVPAPAAATAPAATPKPADKVAANASLSPKEEILASNPAPAQAASAPAAIKNEAKPQPKPEPKPEVKPEPKPAAKPAAKPDDAARASALLNGTAPPAAKPAAAEAEGRFVVQVGAFAEDAKAREARQKVEKAGLKTYTQVAETKDGKRIRVRVGPFASRAEAEKAASKIKTLDLPAAILTL
- the folC gene encoding bifunctional tetrahydrofolate synthase/dihydrofolate synthase, whose product is MKQLTTLDDWLAYCEHLHPVGIDMGLTRISAVAKRMGLAFDCPIITVAGTNGKGSTCAMLEAILLQAGYRTGVFTSPHLVHFEERCRVRGDIVSAPDLIANFELVERARTQNGEDISLTYFEFTTLAILQLLASAKLDVVVLEVGLGGRLDAVNMLDADCAVITSIDLDHMEYLGPDRESIGREKAGIMRAGKPVIVSDPVPPQSVVDHAAAVGADLWRFGTDFNFSGDKQQWGWAGRGRRYAGLAYPALRGANQLVNASGVLAALTALRERLPVTAQAVRNGLSMVELPGRFQIVPGQPTLVLDVAHNPHSVAALAENLDAMGFYPCTHAVFGAMADKDLAPMLARVGPLIDKWYFTDLPTPRAASAADLQAKWTAANTRPDATAGTYKSPEAALQAAVKAATPADRIVVFGSFYTVGGILKDGVPRLSAPHLAP
- the pip gene encoding prolyl aminopeptidase is translated as MTAPTPQASLYPPIEPFRTGVLETGDGHSVYWELCGNPKGKPAVFLHGGPGAGCSPDHRRLFDPKRYCVLLFDQRGCGRSRPSASLDNNTTWDLVADIERLRTLLGVERWLVFGGSWGSSLALAYAQTHPARVSALVVRGIFALRRAELLWYYQEGASWLFPDLWEEFLKPIPEAERGDLIAAYRKRLVGTDRAAQLAAARAWSLWEGQTITLLPDRDFATQYGGDDFALAFARIENHYFVHAGWLDEGQLIRDAHKLAGIPGVIVQGRYDVATPAKTAWDLHRAWPEAEFHMVADAGHAFNEPGILRQLIAATDRFAR
- a CDS encoding ArsC family reductase, which produces MIILYGIPNCDTVKKARAWLGDQGVDYQFHDFKKSGVPADQLARWTEAAGWEKVLNRKGTTWRKLDAAEQAGVHDSGSARALMLANPSVIKRPVVDWGKKGITVGFDAADWAARI